From the genome of Pseudomonas migulae:
TGGTGGCGTTCACCCTGATCGGCTGCATGACTGCCCTGGAAATGGGCCACGGCATGCTGGTGGCCTCGGTCAGCGGCGTGATCACCGGAGTATTCGGCGGCATCCTGCGTGACATCTTCTGCAACGACATCCCGCTGATCTTCCGCCGCGAGCTCTACGCCAGTGTGTCGTTCGCGGCGGCGTGGTGTTACATGCTGTGTCTGTACCTGAACGTGCCGGGAGAACAGGCAATTCTGATCACCCTGTTCGGCGGCTTCCTGCTGCGGTTGCTGGCGATCCGTTTCCACTGGGAAATGCCGAAGTTCGTTTATAACGACGAAGCCTGACGTTCGGCGTGTTGCTTCAACGCCCATTCCACATGCTCGCGAACCAGCTCCGACGGATACTCGCGTCGCGCCTTCAACGCTTCCAGCACCGGAATGCTCGACGGCGCATTCCCCAGGCCCACCGCCAGATTGCGCAACCAGCGCTCGTAACCGGCGCGGCGTAATGGCGAGCCCTCGGTGCTGCTGAGGAATTTGTCCTCATCCCACATGAACAATTCGGCCAGTTCGGCGTTGTCCAGGTTGTGTCGTGGCTTGAAGTCGCTTTCGCCGGACGGGCGGGCGAAGCGGTTCCATGGGCAGACGATCTGGCAGTCATCGCAGCCGAAGACCCGATTGCCGATCAATGGACGCAAGTCTTCGGGAATCGCGCTTTTCAGTTCGATGGTCAGGTAGGAAATGCAGCGCCGGGCATCCAGCACATAAGGACCGACAAAGGCGTTGGTCGGACAGATGTCGAGGCACGCGGTGCAGCGCCCGCAATGTTCGGTGCTGTGTGGCGGGTCAACCGGCAGCGGCAGGTCGACAAACAGTTCGCTGAGGAAGAAGTAACTGCCGGCCTTGCGATTCAAGACCAGCGTGTTTTTGCCGATCCATCCAAGGCCTGCCTGTTCAGCGATGGCTTTTTCCAGCACCGGCGCACTGTCGACGAACGCACGAAAGCCGAACGGCCCGATCTCGGCCTGAATTTTATCGGCGAGTTGTTGCACGCGTTTACGGATCAATTTGTGGTAATCGCGGCCCAAGGCATAACGCGAGACGTAGGCTTTTTCAGGTTGAGCCAGGAGC
Proteins encoded in this window:
- a CDS encoding trimeric intracellular cation channel family protein encodes the protein MLLMLYLIAITAEAMTGALSAGRRGMDWFGVVLIACITALGGGSVRDVLLGHYPLTWVKHPEYLVLTSIAAMFTVFAARWMRHLRSLFLVLDAVGLVAFTLIGCMTALEMGHGMLVASVSGVITGVFGGILRDIFCNDIPLIFRRELYASVSFAAAWCYMLCLYLNVPGEQAILITLFGGFLLRLLAIRFHWEMPKFVYNDEA
- the queG gene encoding tRNA epoxyqueuosine(34) reductase QueG codes for the protein MPAITTDLPALAQSIKDWGRELGFQQVGISGLDLAEHEQHLERWLAAGYHGEMDYMGAHGSKRSHPEELVPGTLRVVSLRMDYLPGDTEMAKLLAQPEKAYVSRYALGRDYHKLIRKRVQQLADKIQAEIGPFGFRAFVDSAPVLEKAIAEQAGLGWIGKNTLVLNRKAGSYFFLSELFVDLPLPVDPPHSTEHCGRCTACLDICPTNAFVGPYVLDARRCISYLTIELKSAIPEDLRPLIGNRVFGCDDCQIVCPWNRFARPSGESDFKPRHNLDNAELAELFMWDEDKFLSSTEGSPLRRAGYERWLRNLAVGLGNAPSSIPVLEALKARREYPSELVREHVEWALKQHAERQASSL